One genomic segment of Cellulophaga sp. HaHaR_3_176 includes these proteins:
- a CDS encoding leucine-rich repeat domain-containing protein, with protein MEQLDLVNEDYSFKEFDDSIGIVDYIGKSTDIVIPDYINDKPVRYIFKEAFCEKGIKSVTLPSFLEHLGEDVFYKNEIKEVIIPAKLTEIGGGAFGRNKIEKLVFKSDIKFLPMFCFVGNALTSLELPESLTSLSNDCFAENDFVELTIPEHLTDITGDCFGNNKKLNKVILPEKFESNKHSIFRGCDLENITFEVI; from the coding sequence ATGGAACAATTAGATTTAGTTAATGAAGATTACTCTTTTAAAGAATTTGATGACAGTATAGGAATTGTAGATTATATAGGTAAATCTACCGATATTGTAATACCAGATTATATAAATGATAAGCCAGTACGTTACATATTTAAAGAAGCTTTTTGTGAAAAAGGTATTAAATCTGTAACGTTACCGAGTTTTCTGGAGCATTTAGGTGAAGATGTTTTTTATAAAAATGAAATTAAAGAAGTAATAATACCAGCAAAATTAACGGAAATTGGTGGCGGTGCTTTTGGAAGAAACAAAATTGAAAAACTTGTCTTCAAATCTGATATTAAATTTTTACCTATGTTTTGCTTTGTAGGCAATGCACTTACAAGTTTAGAGTTGCCAGAAAGTTTAACTAGCTTATCTAACGACTGTTTTGCAGAGAATGATTTTGTAGAGCTAACCATTCCGGAGCATTTAACGGATATAACGGGTGATTGTTTTGGAAACAATAAAAAGCTAAATAAAGTAATACTACCAGAAAAATTTGAAAGTAATAAACATAGTATTTTTCGTGGCTGCGATTTAGAAAATATTACGTTTGAAGTAATTTAA
- a CDS encoding ankyrin repeat domain-containing protein, which translates to MKYIIIVVFFTYSIVAQSQSVFEASREGSIDTLEALYRINNDTLNAVDSKGFTPLILSTYNSQAAAVTFLLNKNVDINAKDVSGNTALMGVCFKGNFEIAKMLIDNGANVNQQNYNNATALIYASTFGHLDIVTYLLQKGADKEIIDSRGNTALKHAQMQGNDEIEALLKF; encoded by the coding sequence ATGAAATATATAATAATAGTAGTCTTTTTTACTTATAGCATTGTAGCACAATCGCAATCAGTTTTTGAAGCATCAAGAGAAGGGAGTATTGATACGTTAGAAGCATTATACCGTATAAATAATGACACTTTAAATGCCGTAGATAGTAAAGGTTTTACACCTTTAATTTTGTCAACATATAACAGCCAAGCTGCGGCAGTAACATTTTTATTAAATAAAAATGTTGATATAAATGCTAAAGATGTATCTGGTAATACAGCACTAATGGGGGTTTGTTTTAAAGGTAATTTCGAAATTGCCAAAATGCTTATTGATAACGGAGCTAATGTAAATCAACAAAATTATAACAATGCAACAGCATTAATATATGCGAGTACATTTGGTCATTTAGATATTGTTACATATTTACTTCAAAAAGGGGCAGATAAAGAGATTATAGATAGCAGAGGTAATACGGCTTTAAAACATGCTCAAATGCAAGGAAACGACGAGATAGAAGCACTCTTAAAGTTTTAG
- a CDS encoding catalase has protein sequence MKLLFTAIALSIGLATFAQNKGSETLMTTNNGAPVGDNQNSKTVGEYGPVLLEDIHLVEKLAAFDRERIPERVVHPRGAGASGYFEATKDMSEYTRAVLFAEVGKKTDLAARFSTVIHGKGSPETARDPRGFAVKFYTEQGNYDIVGNNLPIFFIRDAIKFPDMVHSLKPSPETNKQDPNRFFDFFSNVPEATHMLTRLYTDLGIPKGYQFMNGSSVHGYKWINKAGKVTYVKYSWVSKQGEHNLTVEEAAVQQGKDWQHATVSLRKDIADKNYPQWDLYVQMIKPEDIHSFDFWPLDATKDWPADKIEKIKIGTMTLNQNPVNYFEQVESIAFSPGALIPGVEPSEDKLLQGRLFSYFDTQRHRLGPNFQQLTINKPLEDPKNYNSDSWSSYGNKKFENPDVNYQPSSRSTLAEDMQYKQSETTLTDVTITQKKITKTNDFAQPGDFYRSLTKQQKDNLIKNLTGDLGQVTDKNIQMKMITYFYKSDRDYGMRVAEALGFSAKDFRN, from the coding sequence ATGAAATTATTATTTACGGCAATAGCCTTATCGATTGGGCTTGCAACTTTTGCACAAAACAAAGGCTCAGAAACATTAATGACTACGAATAATGGGGCGCCAGTTGGAGATAACCAGAATTCTAAAACAGTTGGCGAATATGGTCCAGTTTTATTAGAAGATATCCATTTAGTAGAAAAATTAGCAGCTTTTGATAGAGAGCGTATTCCAGAGCGTGTAGTACACCCAAGAGGCGCAGGAGCTTCTGGTTATTTTGAAGCAACTAAAGATATGTCTGAATATACAAGAGCGGTATTATTTGCTGAGGTAGGTAAAAAAACGGATTTAGCGGCTCGTTTTTCTACAGTGATACATGGCAAAGGATCTCCAGAAACAGCAAGAGACCCAAGAGGTTTTGCAGTTAAATTTTATACAGAGCAAGGTAATTATGATATTGTTGGTAACAACTTACCTATATTTTTTATTAGAGATGCTATAAAATTCCCAGATATGGTTCACTCTTTAAAACCATCACCAGAAACAAACAAGCAAGACCCTAATCGTTTTTTCGATTTCTTTTCTAATGTACCAGAGGCAACACATATGCTTACAAGGTTGTATACCGATTTAGGAATACCTAAAGGTTACCAATTTATGAATGGGAGTAGTGTGCATGGTTACAAATGGATTAATAAAGCAGGTAAGGTAACCTATGTGAAATATTCATGGGTATCTAAGCAAGGAGAGCATAATTTAACTGTAGAAGAAGCTGCAGTACAACAAGGAAAAGATTGGCAACATGCAACGGTAAGCTTAAGAAAAGATATTGCTGATAAGAATTACCCACAGTGGGATTTGTATGTGCAAATGATTAAGCCTGAAGATATTCATTCTTTCGATTTTTGGCCTTTAGATGCTACTAAAGATTGGCCAGCAGATAAAATTGAAAAAATTAAAATTGGTACAATGACGTTGAACCAAAACCCTGTAAATTATTTTGAGCAAGTAGAAAGTATAGCTTTCTCTCCAGGAGCTTTAATACCAGGTGTTGAACCATCAGAAGATAAATTATTACAAGGGCGTTTATTCTCTTATTTTGATACTCAAAGACATAGGCTAGGACCTAATTTTCAACAATTAACAATAAACAAACCATTAGAAGATCCGAAGAATTACAATTCAGATAGCTGGAGTAGTTATGGTAATAAAAAGTTTGAAAATCCTGATGTAAATTACCAACCAAGTAGCAGATCGACTTTAGCTGAAGATATGCAGTACAAACAATCTGAAACTACACTTACTGATGTAACTATTACTCAAAAGAAAATTACAAAAACAAATGATTTTGCTCAGCCTGGCGATTTTTACAGATCACTTACAAAGCAGCAAAAAGATAATTTAATTAAAAATTTAACTGGAGATTTAGGTCAGGTAACTGATAAAAATATTCAAATGAAAATGATTACATATTTCTATAAATCAGACAGAGACTACGGAATGCGTGTAGCTGAAGCTTTAGGCTTTTCTGCTAAAGATTTTAGAAATTAA
- a CDS encoding LysR substrate-binding domain-containing protein, with amino-acid sequence MTLQQLEYVIALDTYRHFVTAAEKCFVTQPTITIQVKKLEDEIGFTIFDKSKSPFRPTDLGEMFVRKAKVILREVGELKNMVSTELNNLEGEFRMGIIPTISPYLIPLISGSFSEKYPNSILKIEEMQSESIISALQKKEIDIGILVTPLNEPFIREVKLYNEPFVFYGQKNEELDNKKTISTQDVESLNDVWLLENGHCFRNQVLNICNNSNNNKSIKFQSGSIEALKKMVDNYGGFTLVPEMAINKRDSGSCINFSDPKPIREVSIVVHHSFSKDNLIEALRVEILEKIPKNFIKKKNFMKINWR; translated from the coding sequence ATGACATTACAACAACTCGAATATGTAATTGCCTTAGACACGTATAGGCATTTTGTAACCGCTGCCGAAAAGTGTTTTGTAACGCAACCAACTATTACTATTCAAGTTAAAAAACTAGAAGACGAAATAGGCTTTACAATTTTTGACAAGAGTAAATCTCCTTTTCGACCGACTGATTTAGGTGAAATGTTTGTTAGAAAAGCAAAAGTTATTTTACGTGAAGTAGGCGAATTGAAAAATATGGTTAGTACTGAGCTTAATAATTTAGAAGGTGAATTTAGAATGGGAATAATACCAACCATATCCCCTTATCTTATTCCTTTAATTTCAGGTTCTTTTTCTGAAAAATACCCTAACTCTATTTTAAAAATTGAAGAAATGCAATCTGAATCTATTATTTCGGCATTGCAGAAAAAAGAAATAGATATTGGCATTTTAGTAACACCATTAAATGAGCCTTTTATCAGAGAGGTTAAACTTTACAACGAGCCATTTGTTTTTTATGGTCAAAAAAATGAAGAACTCGATAATAAGAAAACTATATCGACACAAGATGTTGAATCGTTAAATGATGTTTGGCTTTTAGAAAACGGACATTGCTTTAGAAACCAAGTTTTAAATATTTGTAATAATTCAAACAACAATAAAAGCATTAAATTTCAAAGTGGATCTATTGAAGCTTTAAAAAAAATGGTAGACAATTATGGTGGTTTTACACTGGTACCTGAAATGGCGATTAACAAAAGAGATAGTGGTAGCTGTATCAACTTTAGCGATCCTAAACCAATTAGAGAGGTCAGTATCGTTGTACATCATTCGTTTTCAAAAGATAATTTAATAGAAGCCTTAAGAGTCGAAATTTTAGAAAAAATACCTAAAAATTTTATTAAAAAGAAAAACTTCATGAAAATTAATTGGCGGTAA